TCAGTGCGTCGACATCGGTCAGCCCGTTGGCGGTCATGGCGTCCGCCAGCCGCCCTTGCAGCCGCTCGATGGCGAGACTGGCGGGAATCTGCCCCACAAAGCGCCCGGCATCGGAAAAGCCCGTCTGGATGGCCAGGCGCCCGCGTTCGCGCACGTAAGCCTTGTAGGCCTCTTCCGCGAGCAAGGCATCGAGGAAGCGCCCGCCATGTTCCAGCGCGCTTTCGGTTTCGAACAGCGGGGACACATCGACCTTGTCGCCGATCCCGAACAGCCGCGCGAAATAGAGCGCGGCGAGAATGGTGGAAGGCTGCTCGCACTCCGCGATCAGCATGCGGATCGGCGCATCCGCATCGATGTGGTGCAGAATCTGCGCCATGGCGAGAAACTGGCGGATTGCGGTGCTGCTTTCGATCGCCAGCGCCGCGAAATTGGCACGCAGCGGCTCCACTCTGGCCAGTTCGTCGCGCAGCCGCGCCAGCGCGCCACGGCTGCCGAGATCGAGTTCCCCGTGCGGGTCGATCACCCGCCGGATCGCGTTGTGCAACTGGCTGGCGTTTACGCGGAAATGAATCCAGCCCATGCCCAGCCCATCGGCGCGCATGGCGGCCGCCAGCGTCTTCAGGGCGATGGCGCGGTCGGTGGCGGCATCGCGGGCTTCGCGTTCCAGCGCATCGATCAGCGGGGCCAGGGTCAGCAGCTTGTCCGGATCAGCCGCGGTAAGCCGATTGGCCACGGCGGACAGCGCATCGGGGTCGGACAAATCGCCGGCAAAATCCACAGTACGATCACGGGCATAGGCCGCCGCCTTGCGCAGTGTGGCCAGTAGCGGGTGATCGGGATCGATCGCTTCCAGCGATGCCGTATAGCGTTCCAGCCGCTCCGTCTTTTCCGCAAGCCGGAAACCGATGCTGTCGAACCACTGGATATCGGTCCGCCCGTCCATGTCATAGCCGACCCACGAGGCGAACCGGAAAGGCAGCGGCCTGAAATCCTGCCAGTCCTGCGGCCAGCGGGCCTGCGCCCTGGCCAGCAGCACGGCCACGAGCTGATCGCGTGCATCGGCGGCATGGGCGATCGCGGACATCGCCTCCCCATGTTCATACGCGAGGGTGATCGTCGGCTTTTCCGGCGATGCGACACAGGTTTCTGCGCCGATGGCATTATCCGAGGATGCGGCGGCGGCCACGGCGCGGGTCTGTTCCGGCGCGAGCAGGAAGGTCGGGTGGGCGGTGAACACGCAATGGAGTTGCGGCTTTTCCCAGCGCGCGCGAAAGGCGCTGAAATCGGATGGCTCGTCTTTCAGCAAGGCGGCGAAGCCATCGAGATTGGCCTGTTGCGAAACGGGTGCGACCAGCCGCCGCAGATGCCGGGCGCGGCTTTGCAGCGCCTCGCATTCCAGTTCCGCAATCATCGCTTCGATATCGCCAAGGTCCAGCTCGCCCGCCTCAAGCTGGCGAGACAGGTCGTGCGAAAGCTGGAAGACCGGGTTGAACAGCGGGGTCTGGCTGGTGAGGGCGTGCAATTCCTGGAGATGATCGACCAGATCGGCAACAGTCCGCATTACGTATGATCTCCTTGCAGCGCGCAGGCCTGACGGGCGGCCCCGGCGATGGCGTCGAAATCCGGCATTCCGGCCGGGGCCAGCCAGCTTCCGCCGACGCATAGCACCGGATCGAGCGCCAGCCAGTCTGGCGCCGTGGCAGCGGTAATGCCCCCTGTAGGGCAGAAGCGACACTGGGAAAAAGGCGCGGCCAGTGCCTTGAGCGTGGGGATGCCGCCTGCCGCCGTTGCCGGGAAAAACTTGAAATGATGCAGGCCAAGATCGAGCCCGTGCATAATGTCCCCCGCCGTGGCGACACCGGGCAGGTACGGCGTGCCATCGCCCGCCACCGCGCCCGCCAGCGCCTCCGTCAGGCCGGGGGACACGATGAACGCGCTGCCTGCCTTCATCGCGGCATCGTAATCGCGTGGGTTGAGCACGGTGCCCGCCCCGACAAGCGCGCCTTCGACCTGTCGCATTTCGCGGATCGCGTCGAGCGCGGCAGGCGTTCGCAAGGTCACTTCGAGTACGCGCAACCCGCCGGAAACGAGCGCTTCGGCAAGCGGGCGGGCATGGCGGACATCATCGATCACAAGGACCGGGATGACGGGTGCGGTGCGCATGATCTGTTCGATGGATTTGGTCATGATGCCGGATATTCCCTGGCAAATGCAGCGGCGGCCCCGAACAGGCCCGGTTGCGGGTGGGTAATGAGCTTGACCGGCAGGCTGGCCATCAGGGCTTCGTAACGCCCCTTGAAGCGGAACCGTTCGGCAAAGGCCGATGTGATCAGTGTTTCACGGATGCGATAGCCCAGCCCGCCCGCGATGACGACGCCAGCCGCGCCATGGGCCAGCGCCAGATCGCCCGCGACACTGCCCAGCGCCATGCAGAACCGGTCCACTGCTGTGCTGGCAAGGCTGTCGGTGCGGGCGGTGCCCGCCTGCCAGATCGCCTTGTCATCCTGTTCGGTCAGGGTGTGGCCGGCGATGGTGGCGAGCGCGGCGTGAATATCGACAATGGCGGGGCCGGAAACCACGCGTTCGGCGGATACGCGGCGGTGGCGTTTGCGCAAGCGGGCAAGGATCAGATCGTCCACATGGTCCACCGGGGCGAAATCGATATGCCCGCCTTCGGTGGCCTGCACGTGGTATCCGCCGGTATAGCGGTGGAAATGCGCGACACCCAGCCCGGTGCCCGGCCCGATCACACTCACCGTGCCGGTGGCGGGCAGGGGGGCGTCTGGCCCGGCAAGAGGGAGAAATGCGCTGTCGGGCAGGGTCGCCGCCGCATGGGCTACGGCCGCAAAATCGTTGAGGACGATCACCCGGTCCAGACTGAGTTCGTCGGCCAATGTGTCGGTGCGGATTGTCCAGCTGTTGTTGGTCATCTGTACCGTGCCGCCACTGATCGGGCCTGCCACGGCAAGCGCGGCGCATCGGGGCACAGACGCGTCGCAGCGATCCACGAAATGGTCCCACGCATGTTTCAGGCTGACATAGTCGCCGGTTCTGAGCGTGACCGGATCACCCAGCGCAATCGCGTCGCCTGCGCCCAGCGTGGCCACGGCAAAGCGCACATGGGTGCCGCCGATATCCGCTGCGACCAGTCGGGTCATCGCAGCATGCCTCTCACAGCCCGGCCGTCGCCAGCATGGCGGAGGCGCCCTGTTCCGCGCCATCGGCATGGATGCGGAACATCGCGAAGAGTTCGCGCCCCGTCCCGCCCGGATCGGCGGGCACAAGGGCCGGGGTGCGGGTGGAAAGGTCGGCGGTGGTTTCGAGTACGCCGGTCTGCGCGCAAAGCCGGATCATGTCGCCATCGCGCAGCAGGGCCAGCGGGCCGCCGCCGAAGGCTTCGGGGGTGACATGGATCGCTGCGGGCACTTTGCCCGATGCGCCGGACATGCGCCCGTCGGTGACCAGCGCCACGCGATAACCGCGATCCTGCAATACCCCCAGCGCCGGGGTCAGCTTGTGCAGTTCGGGCATGCCATTGGCGCGCGGGCCCTGAAACCGCATGACCACCACGACATCGCGATCCAGTGCGCCTTCCGCAAAGGCGGCGATCACGTCTTCCTGGCGGTGGAACACGCGGGCGGGGGCCTCGATCGTCCAGCGGTCCGGGGTCACTGCGCTGGCCTTGAACGTGGCGCGCCCGAGATTGCCGGAAACCAGCCGCATCCCCCCATCGGGCTGGAACGGGTCCGCGACCGGGCGCAGCATCTGCGGATCGCCGCTGGCGCCCACGGCCCGCCATGCCAGTTCGCCCTCGGCAAGGCCGGGTTCGCGGGCATAGGCGGCCAGATCGTCGCTCGCCACCGTCAGGATATCGCGATGGGCCAGCCCGGCGTCGAGCAGTTCGCCAATAACGTAACCCATGCCGCCTGCGGCCTGAAACTGGTTCACGTCGCCCGCACCATTGGGATAGACGCGCGCGATCAGCGGCACGGCAGCGGACAGTTCGTCCATATCCTGCCAGTCGATCCGGATGCCGGCGGCGCGGGCCATGGCCGGGATATGGATCGCATGGTTGGTGGAACCGCCAGTGGCCAGCAGGCCCACGGTGGCGTTGACAATGGCTTTTTCATCCACGCACTGGGCCAGCGGGCGATAATCGCCGCCATCGCGGCCGATCGCCGCCAGCCGGTGCGTGGCCGCGCGGGTCAGGGCGCTGCGCAACGGGGTGCCCGGCGGCACGAACGCGGCCCCCGGCATATGCAGGCCCATCAATTCCATCATCATCTGGTTGGAATTGGCGGTGCCGTAAAAGGTGCAGGTGCCGGGCGTATGGTAACTGGCGCTTTCACTTTCCAGCAGTTCGGCCCGGCTGGCCTTGCCTTCGGCGTAAAGCTGGCGGACCTTCTGCTTTTCCTTGTTGGCGATGCCGCTGGGCATAGGCCCCGATGGCACGAAAATCGCGGGCAGGTGGCCAAACCGCAGCGCCCCGATCAGCAGGCCGGGCACGATCTTGTCGCAAATGCCGAGCAGCGCCATTCCGTCGTACATCGCGTGGCTCATCGCGACAGCGGTGGACAGCGCGATCACATCGCGGCTGAACAGTGACAGTTCCATCCCGTCATACCCTTGGGTCACGCCGTCGCACATCGCGGGTGTGCCCCCGGCGACTTGCACGGTGGCCCCCACTTCGCGGGCATAGAGCTTCATCTGGGCGGGATAGGCGCCATAGGGTTGATGCGCGGAGAGCATGTCGTTGTAGGCGGTGACAAGCGCCAGATTGGGGCCGCGTGCGCGCTTGAGCGCGGCCTGATCGTCCAGCGCCCCGGCATAGGCATGGGCGAGGTTGGAACAGGAGGCGGTGTTGCGGTCAATCTGGCTGTCCGCCGCGCGTGCGATCAGGTCGAGATAGGCACGACGGGATTGCCGCGAATTTTCCACGATCCGCGCGGTCACACGGGCGATTGCGGGATGGAGGTTGCTCATGCCGGGGTGCTCGTGCTCAAGTCATTCATGCCAACTGACCCCATCGCGTTCGGCCAGCGCGATGGCGGCGCTTGGTCCCCAGCTTCCCGCGCTGTAAGGCCTCGGTTCCAGTGCTTCGCGTTCCCATGCCGTACGGATTCCGTCGATCCACGCCCATTGCGCCTCCACCTCGTCGCGCCGGACAAACAGCGTCTGATCGCCCTCGATCAGGTCGAGCAGCAGGCGTTCATAGGCGATGCGGCGTTGCGTGCCGGTGAAGGCATCGGCCATGGCGATATCCAGCGGAACCGGGCGCAGACGGATGCCGCCCCGATCGAGACCGGGCACTTTGGCCATGAGCTGCAAGGTGATGTTTTCTTCCGGCTGAATACCGATCAACAGGCTGTTCGGCGTGGTGCGCGCGCTGTTCCCGCCGAAGATCGAATGGGGAATGGGCCGGAACTGGACGAGGATTTCGGTCACCCGCTTGTGCAGGCGTTTGCCCGTGCGCAAGTAGAACGGCACCCCTTTCCAGCGCCAGTTATCGAGATGGGCCTTGATTGCCACGAAGGTTTCGGTCCCGCTCGTGCGGCCCAGTTCTTCGACATAGCCGGGCACGACAGTGCCGTTGATCGCCCCTTCGGTGTATTGGCCGCGCACCGTTTCGTCGGCCGATGTGGTGCGAAGGGCGCGTAGCACTTTGACCTTTTCGTCGCGCACCGCCGTGGCATCGAACTGCGCGGGCGGTTCCATCGCCACCAGCGCCAACAATTGCAGCATATGGTTCTGCACCATGTCGCGCAGCGCACCGGCATCGTCGTAGAAATCGACCCGGCTTTCCAGCCCCACCGTTTCCGCCACGGTGATCTGCACATGTTCGATATAAGTGGCGTTCCACACCGGCTCGAACAGCAGATTGGCAAAGCGCAGCGCCAGCAGGTTCTGGACGGTTTCCTTGCCGAGATAGTGATCGATCCGGAAAATCCGGTCTTCGGGGAATGCCGCCGCCACCGCATCGTTGATCGCGCGGCTGCTTTGCAGATCGCTGCCCAGCGGCTTTTCCAAACCGATCCGCACATGCGGGCCGGTCAGCCCGCTCTGCTGCAGGCCGTGGATCGTGGGTTCGAACAGGCTGGGCGCGGTCGACAGGAATATCGCCAGACCTTCGGCCGGGGTGCCCACTTTCTGTGCCAGCGCGGCATAACCCCCGGCATCCGTGGCATCGAGGGCCTGATAATGCAGGCGATTGAGAAAGGTCGCCAGATTGCTGCGCCGGTCGGCGG
This genomic window from Caenibius tardaugens NBRC 16725 contains:
- the edd gene encoding phosphogluconate dehydratase, encoding MSNLHPAIARVTARIVENSRQSRRAYLDLIARAADSQIDRNTASCSNLAHAYAGALDDQAALKRARGPNLALVTAYNDMLSAHQPYGAYPAQMKLYAREVGATVQVAGGTPAMCDGVTQGYDGMELSLFSRDVIALSTAVAMSHAMYDGMALLGICDKIVPGLLIGALRFGHLPAIFVPSGPMPSGIANKEKQKVRQLYAEGKASRAELLESESASYHTPGTCTFYGTANSNQMMMELMGLHMPGAAFVPPGTPLRSALTRAATHRLAAIGRDGGDYRPLAQCVDEKAIVNATVGLLATGGSTNHAIHIPAMARAAGIRIDWQDMDELSAAVPLIARVYPNGAGDVNQFQAAGGMGYVIGELLDAGLAHRDILTVASDDLAAYAREPGLAEGELAWRAVGASGDPQMLRPVADPFQPDGGMRLVSGNLGRATFKASAVTPDRWTIEAPARVFHRQEDVIAAFAEGALDRDVVVVMRFQGPRANGMPELHKLTPALGVLQDRGYRVALVTDGRMSGASGKVPAAIHVTPEAFGGGPLALLRDGDMIRLCAQTGVLETTADLSTRTPALVPADPGGTGRELFAMFRIHADGAEQGASAMLATAGL
- the glk gene encoding glucokinase, translating into MTRLVAADIGGTHVRFAVATLGAGDAIALGDPVTLRTGDYVSLKHAWDHFVDRCDASVPRCAALAVAGPISGGTVQMTNNSWTIRTDTLADELSLDRVIVLNDFAAVAHAAATLPDSAFLPLAGPDAPLPATGTVSVIGPGTGLGVAHFHRYTGGYHVQATEGGHIDFAPVDHVDDLILARLRKRHRRVSAERVVSGPAIVDIHAALATIAGHTLTEQDDKAIWQAGTARTDSLASTAVDRFCMALGSVAGDLALAHGAAGVVIAGGLGYRIRETLITSAFAERFRFKGRYEALMASLPVKLITHPQPGLFGAAAAFAREYPAS
- a CDS encoding phosphoenolpyruvate carboxylase, which encodes MRTVADLVDHLQELHALTSQTPLFNPVFQLSHDLSRQLEAGELDLGDIEAMIAELECEALQSRARHLRRLVAPVSQQANLDGFAALLKDEPSDFSAFRARWEKPQLHCVFTAHPTFLLAPEQTRAVAAAASSDNAIGAETCVASPEKPTITLAYEHGEAMSAIAHAADARDQLVAVLLARAQARWPQDWQDFRPLPFRFASWVGYDMDGRTDIQWFDSIGFRLAEKTERLERYTASLEAIDPDHPLLATLRKAAAYARDRTVDFAGDLSDPDALSAVANRLTAADPDKLLTLAPLIDALEREARDAATDRAIALKTLAAAMRADGLGMGWIHFRVNASQLHNAIRRVIDPHGELDLGSRGALARLRDELARVEPLRANFAALAIESSTAIRQFLAMAQILHHIDADAPIRMLIAECEQPSTILAALYFARLFGIGDKVDVSPLFETESALEHGGRFLDALLAEEAYKAYVRERGRLAIQTGFSDAGRFVGQIPASLAIERLQGRLADAMTANGLTDVDALIFDTHGESMGRGAHPNSMEDRLAWPLSAWARRRFIRAGITLEPEVSFQGGDGYLFFATPELALATLTRIAEIRPAETDADAPADPFYRRTDLSLDFYRAIRAHQRAHLESRTYTRAITAFGLGMLNPTGSRVSRRQSDIAADREMSLRQIRAIPHNAILQQLGYPVNVIAGIGTAADGNYEELAGLLRDSERGRQLVRLARAANARASIKTVAAFGELFNSAYWATRPYRGTETQLSEPCEALAEYLIKDDRAGVFRRLASRLRVDALKLHRLFELLPDEQPLEDRERVRRLIGVLQALRLTLLQYMFIRAVSVPVFSRANDISRDDVLEMVFTLRIDEAVAQLRRAFPTSFPKIGDFAMDEPADYPDGSGEGYTQIQRDYIDPIERANRLLLRITIAIANEFGAHG
- the eda gene encoding bifunctional 4-hydroxy-2-oxoglutarate aldolase/2-dehydro-3-deoxy-phosphogluconate aldolase, translated to MTKSIEQIMRTAPVIPVLVIDDVRHARPLAEALVSGGLRVLEVTLRTPAALDAIREMRQVEGALVGAGTVLNPRDYDAAMKAGSAFIVSPGLTEALAGAVAGDGTPYLPGVATAGDIMHGLDLGLHHFKFFPATAAGGIPTLKALAAPFSQCRFCPTGGITAATAPDWLALDPVLCVGGSWLAPAGMPDFDAIAGAARQACALQGDHT
- the zwf gene encoding glucose-6-phosphate dehydrogenase; protein product: MIFAADRLLLFGATGDLAQRMLIPALCALQAEGLVDPRLTIIGTARSQMDDHTFRNFARAALEKYMPADRRSNLATFLNRLHYQALDATDAGGYAALAQKVGTPAEGLAIFLSTAPSLFEPTIHGLQQSGLTGPHVRIGLEKPLGSDLQSSRAINDAVAAAFPEDRIFRIDHYLGKETVQNLLALRFANLLFEPVWNATYIEHVQITVAETVGLESRVDFYDDAGALRDMVQNHMLQLLALVAMEPPAQFDATAVRDEKVKVLRALRTTSADETVRGQYTEGAINGTVVPGYVEELGRTSGTETFVAIKAHLDNWRWKGVPFYLRTGKRLHKRVTEILVQFRPIPHSIFGGNSARTTPNSLLIGIQPEENITLQLMAKVPGLDRGGIRLRPVPLDIAMADAFTGTQRRIAYERLLLDLIEGDQTLFVRRDEVEAQWAWIDGIRTAWEREALEPRPYSAGSWGPSAAIALAERDGVSWHE